The Clostridium beijerinckii genomic sequence ATAATCAACATCTGCAACTCTAGTTTTAGGGCAAGCAGCTGCGACTTTTATAAAATCCATTTAATCACTCCTTGCAATTATAAAGTTTAAGTTTTTTTATTGGTTTATAAGATATAGTTCTAATATAATTAAATACGTTTTAAGTATATTTTGCTTAGTAAACATAAACATATCCTAATAATTATATACTAACATGTTTGTGAAATCAAAAAAAGATAAAAGGTATAAAATAACTCTTTTTAAGTTAATAAATATCTTGAAATATTCATAAATGTACTGTATAATATAAAATAAGATTACAAATTCCAGTATGTATGTAAAAATTGGACAGTAAATCTTAGAACTAATATTATGATATTTTTAAGGAGGGAAGTTGTATGGGGGCGGCAGTTTTTTGGTTAGTTATAGCTATATGCGTATTTGCAATAGATATTTTAACTAGTAATTTTTGTTTTACACTATTCGCAGTAGGTGCTGTCGTAGCTGCAGTGTGTGGAGTAATGGAAGTACCATTTATAATTCAAATAATAGTATTTTCTGTACTGAATATAATATCATTTGCAGTTGGATACCCGCTACTCAAGAAAAAATTTAAAGCAGCAAACGAAAGAATACCACTTATGGAAGAAACATATGTAGGAAAAATTATGATAAGCGAAAAAGAGATTAGAGATAAAGCCCAAGTTAAAGTTGGTGGAGAATATTGGACTGTAATAAATGAAGGCGATATTATTCACAAAGGGGACAAGTTTACTATCAAAGGAATAGAAGGTATAAAATTAAAAATTGAAAAGGTTCAGGAGGACTAGATTATGAGTGTTATTATAATTTTAGGGGTTATTTTACTATTAATATTAATAGTAGTTATCTCATCAATTAAGGTTGTAAATACAGGGCATTTATATGTTGTAGAAAGATTTGGACAATTCCATAGAGTATTGGAACCAGGATTACATTTTATTGTGCCATTTGTAGATTTTGTTAGAAGAAAGATTTCTACAAAACAACAAATTTTAGATGTGGAGCCACAATCGGTTATAACTAAAGATAATGTTAAAATATTAGTAGACAATGTTATATTTTATAAGGTATTGAATGCAAGAGATGCAGTTTATAATATTGAAAGTTTTCAATCAGGTATTGTATACTCAGCTACAACTAATATGAGAAATATCTTAGGTAATATGTCATTAGATGAAATTTTATCAGGAAGAGATAGTATAAATCAAGATCTTTTAAGCATTATTGATGAAGTTACTGATGCTTATGGAATAAAGATACTTTCAGTTGAAATTAAAAATATAGTTCCACCAGCTGAAATCCAACAAGCAATGGAAAAGCAAATGAAAGCTGAAAGAGATAAGAGAGCTATGATTCTTCAAGCAGAAGGTTTGAGACAATCTCAAATAGAAAAAGCAGAAGGAGAAAAACAAGCTAAGATCTTATCAGCAGAAGCAGAAAAGCAAGCAAATATAAGAAGAGCAGAAGGTTTAAAAGAATCTCAGCTACTAGAAGCAGAAGGTAAAGCAAAGGCTATAGAACAAATAGCGATTGCAGAATCTCAAGCTATAAGAAAAGTAAATCAAGCTATTATTGAGTCTGGAACAAATGAAACTGTTATAGCATTAAAGCAAGTTGAAGCACTTAAAGAAATGGCTAACAGTCCAGCAAACAAGCTTATATTACCAAATGAGACTTTATCATCTCTTGGGAGTATAGCTGCAATTGGAGAAATGCTAAAAGGATCAGGAAAGAAATAATAAATTAAATACACCTAAAAGAGAGCAAGATAATTGCTCTCTTTTAAGTAGTGAACCAAAATCTATGATTTTGTGTGAATCAGTTAAGCAGACATCTCGAATCTATGATTTGATGATGGTCGCTTACTCTGTGAGTACTCAGTGAACGAAAGTGAGTCAAGTTTCATCTAAGTAGAGAAACAATGTAGAGCGTGCAAATTTTAATTTATTTGCTTGAACTTTTACATATTTAATATATATTATTTTAGGTAAATCAATTAATTATGTTTGAAATACCGTTTTTGGTGCAATTATTATATTATATAAGTAGGTTAATTAAGTACAGTAATTTATTATTTATAGAAGGGATTCGGTATAGCTGCGCATGGATTATAGGGATAAAAGAAAAGAAAGAATATTAAATAGTCAAATGAAAAAGTTAATAAAAAGAGA encodes the following:
- a CDS encoding NfeD family protein, with the translated sequence MGAAVFWLVIAICVFAIDILTSNFCFTLFAVGAVVAAVCGVMEVPFIIQIIVFSVLNIISFAVGYPLLKKKFKAANERIPLMEETYVGKIMISEKEIRDKAQVKVGGEYWTVINEGDIIHKGDKFTIKGIEGIKLKIEKVQED
- a CDS encoding SPFH domain-containing protein, coding for MSVIIILGVILLLILIVVISSIKVVNTGHLYVVERFGQFHRVLEPGLHFIVPFVDFVRRKISTKQQILDVEPQSVITKDNVKILVDNVIFYKVLNARDAVYNIESFQSGIVYSATTNMRNILGNMSLDEILSGRDSINQDLLSIIDEVTDAYGIKILSVEIKNIVPPAEIQQAMEKQMKAERDKRAMILQAEGLRQSQIEKAEGEKQAKILSAEAEKQANIRRAEGLKESQLLEAEGKAKAIEQIAIAESQAIRKVNQAIIESGTNETVIALKQVEALKEMANSPANKLILPNETLSSLGSIAAIGEMLKGSGKK